The proteins below come from a single Xyrauchen texanus isolate HMW12.3.18 chromosome 3, RBS_HiC_50CHRs, whole genome shotgun sequence genomic window:
- the clip1a gene encoding CAP-Gly domain-containing linker protein 1 isoform X1, with translation MSTTKTSGLKAPSKIGRPTSAVATKMPLTTAPPKTTQSDKTSAEAQDAEEQFNIGDRVWVNGNKPGVIQFLGETQFAPGQWAGVVLDEPIGKNDGSVSGVRYFQCDALKGIFTRPSKLSHTEGEANGTTTAPPSRAASPTPSTASVSASAKKPASPTKTATPASDLVRSKSESVSNLSETGSVKKAERELKINDRVLVAGSKAGVVRFLGETDFAKGEWCGVELDEPLGKNDGAVAGTRYFQCQPKYGLFAPVHKVTRIGFPSTTPAKAKTSVRKTVTTPAGLKRSPSASSISSMSSVASSASCKPSRTGLLTETSSRYSRKISGTTALQEALKEKQQHIEQLLAERDLERAEVTKATSHVGEVEQELTLLREGQEQYVVEMEAKMDQLRALVEAADKDKVELLNQLEEEKRKVEDLQFRVEEACITKGDLETQTRLEHAILKELEQSLLFEKAKADKLQRELEDSRVATVSEKSRILELERDLALRDKEVAAFRKPLEVVPGQDGETDEPAVATLQEELCSLRTQLAAQSASHQAELSALRETLECREKAHGDALAQLQASSGHLSKDNEQLCLRLAKTEEENSNVVEHWRVKLASVEASHQQVLEELKDVSGAGQTESVELRMALERLKVTHKLELEEIGNKYAAEVTGWMHKTKELQTQLLRVTEEKEQLVESLRTNLENVEEQHLVEMEEALGKLHTAELRVKELEEEGVKLGQQLQDKSLEAQKQNAALETLQSQQSQGNQEMQRLLAQLEEAKGKARSQEEKVAGLNSVIEVKQQELNGLLLDKSSLEQEVSVLKQNLETTSNDQAKSAQTNQELCEELRKKEEHCTSLSAELQDIKSKLAGLQRNFKAIEEKCDLLTKDKANLENDIMDMMKSSGDSSSQLAKMKEVINQKDRRLEELENQLAEQSERKAQAEERHSQEQVQAEKEAKDISERHKAELANLQEKIKLLEKSIEENEAKTKDMHVLGENALADAVEHHSKELQGLHTRFEKAQQELSASREESLELKKRIEELILFQEKAKGSESVLQTTQASLERLSQDNSQLEKDKSEAQALVMQLKNTMQEVQSKLDVVMQQNLQYEDNMGSDSQKISSLSKEIEELKLAVTDTTQAMDSLKQQNEKLTIELASSHEDSDILLNLKKECDNLHDQLKEMKKRESTLTSESEKEKAALQQSLQTQSALISGKDKELDSLRNELEKECEKFNDQLKEMKMREGTLTSESEKEKAALQQSLQTQSALISGKDKELDSLRNELDAVTQQKSRYQQDLSSYSQKISSFAKEIEELKQAVADKTEAMDSLKQQNEKLTIELASSHEDSDVLLNLKQECDKLNSQLKKIKMRESTSSKTEKEKTALQQSLQTQSALISQKDKELDSLRNEMAHILQSNVKSHECEKAQLQDRVKHLEKSLADAQISSQGDTSSDNSALNQWREAKENAGHQVEFLNTVIVDLQRKNNELKSKLEKMAEAALNGNTAGEMDSQNSHAEAAIKKKPPPRLFCDICDCFDLHDTEDCPTQDQMLESPPHSTYHGSPNDERPYCDICEVFGHWTDSCNDDQTF, from the exons ATGAGCACAACAAAGACCAGCGGACTCAAAGCGCCCAGCAAGATTGGCAGACCAACCAGTGCTGTGGCCACAAAGATGCCTCTCACTACAG CTCCTCCTAAAACAACTCAAAGTGACAAGACCTCTGCTGAAGCCCAAGATGCAGAAGAGCAGTTCAACATTGGGGATCGAGTCTGGGTGAATGGCAACAAGCCAGGTGTCATTCAGTTTCTAGGAGAGACCCAGTTTGCTCCGGGTCAGTGGGCAGGCGTGGTGCTGGATGAGCCAATCGGAAAAAATGATGGCTCTGTCTCGGGAGTGCGCTATTTTCAGTGTGATGCATTGAAGGGTATATTCACACGCCCCTCCAAACTTTCACACACAGAAGGTGAGGCAAATGGGACAACAACAGCTCCCCCATCCCGTGCTGCTTCACCCACCCCGTCCACTGCATCAGTATCTGCTTCTGCCAAGAAACCAGCCTCACCCACTAAAACAGCCACACCGGCCTCAGACCTTGTGCGGTCCAAGAGTGAATCTGTGTCCAATCTGTCAGAAACTGGTTCTGTGAAGAAAGCGGAACGAGAGCTGAAGATTAATGATCGAGTGCTG GTCGCTGGCTCGAAAGCTGGTGTAGTGCGCTTCTTGGGTGAAACAGATTTTGCCAAGGGTGAGTGGTGTGGTGTAGAGTTGGATGAGCCCTTGGGAAAAAATGATGGTGCTGTGGCTGGAACCAG GTATTTCCAGTGTCAGCCCAAGTATGGTCTTTTTGCACCCGTGCACAAGGTGACTCGTATAGGTTTTCCCTCCACTACTCCAGCCAAGGCCAAGACTTCCGTGCGAAAGACTGTGACCACACCAGCAGGATTGAAACGCAGCCCTAGTGCCTCTTCCATCAGCTCCATGAGCTCTGTGGCTTCGTCTGCCAGCTGCAAGCCAAGTCGCACGGGACTG CTGACAGAGACGTCGTCGAGGTACTCACGCAAGATCTCCGGCACTACTGCACTTCAGGAGGCCCTGAAGGAGAAGCAGCAACATATAGAACAGCTCCTCGCTGAGCGTGACCTGGAGCGAGCTGAGGTTACCAAGGCAACCAGCCATGTGGGCGAAGTGGAGCAGGAGCTTACGTTGCTAAGAGAAGGCCAGGAGCAG tatgTAGTGGAGATGGAGGCCAAAATGGACCAGTTGCGAGCACTGGTGGAGGCCGCAGACAAAGACAAGGTGGAGCTGCTGAATCAGCTGGAAGAGGAGAAGAG GAAGGTGGAGGACCTGCAGTTTCGGGTGGAGGAAGCTTGTATTACCAAAGGAGATTTGGAG ACGCAGACACGACTGGAGCATGCCATACTTAAGGAACTCGAACAGAGTCTGCTCTTTGAAAAGGCCAAAGCTGACAAACTTCAGAGGGAGTTAGAAGACTCTAGG GTGGCTACGGTCTCTGAGAAGTCCCGTATCTTGGAGTTGGAGAGAGATCTTGCATTAAGGGACAAGGAGGTAGCTGCCTTCCGCAAGCCACTGGAAGTTGTACCTGGGCAAGATGGGGAAACTGATGAGCCCGCCGTGGCAACACTCCAGGAGGAACTCTGCTCCCTCCGTACACAGCTGGCTGCTCAGAGTGCCAGTCACCAAGCAGAGTTGTCTGCCTTGCGTGAGACGCTTGAGTGTAGAGAAAAAGCACACGGTGATGCCCTGGCACAGCTCCAGGCGTCTTCAGGTCATTTGTCGAAGGATAATGAACAGCTTTGTCTTCGCCTGgcaaaaacagaggaagagaactCAAATGTAGTTGAGCACTGGCGTGTAAAACTAGCATCAGTCGAGGCCTCACACCAGCAAGTCTTGGAGGAACTCAAAGATGTTTCTGGGGCTGGTCAAACGGAGTCGGTGGAACTGCGTATGGCTCTAGAACGGTTAAAGGTGACACACAAACTGGAACTAGAGGAGATCGGCAACAAGTATGCTGCTGAAGTCACCGGGTGGATGCATAAAACCAAAGAGCTTCAGACGCAGCTTCTGCGAGTCACTGAAGAGAAGGAGCAGCTGGTGGAGTCACTACGCACCAACCTGGAAAACGTAGAGGAGCAGCACCTGGTGGAGATGGAGGAGGCCTTGGGCAAACTCCACACTGCTGAGCTCAGGGTAAAAGAGCTAGAGGAAGAGGGGGTTAAGTTGGGACAGCAGTTACAGGACAAGTCTTTGGAAGCTCAGAAGCAAAATGCAGCCTTGGAAACACTACAGTCACAGCAGAGTCAAGGTAACCAGGAGATGCAGAGGCTATTAGCCCAACTAGAGGAGGCAAAGGGCAAAGCCAGATCTCAGGAAGAGAAG GTTGCTGGGTTGAACTCAGTAATAGAGGTCAAACAGCAAGAGTTGAATGGGCTGTTGCTGGACAAGAGCTCTTTGGAGCAAGAAGTTAGTGTATTG AAACAAAATCTCGAAACAACATCTAATGACCAAGCCAAATCTGCTCAGACTAATCAAG AGTTATGCGAGGAGCTCAGGAAGAAAGAGGAACATTGTACATCACTGTCTGCTGAATTGCAAGATATCAAGAGCAAACTAGCTG GATTGCAGAGAAATTTTAAAGCAATTGAAGAAAAATGTGACCTGCTGACCAAAGACAAGGCTAATCTTGAGAATGACATCATGGACATGATGAAGTCATCCGGAGACAGTTCTTCTCAGCTTGCAAAGATGAAGGAAGTAATAAACCAGAAAGACAG GAGATTAGAGGAGCTTGAGAACCAACTTGCCGAGCAGAGTGAGAGGAAAGCTCAAGCAGAGGAGAGACACTCTCAAGAACAAGTCCAGGCAGAGAAGGAAGCAAAAGACATTTCTGAGAGACACAAAGCAGAGCTTGCCAACCTACAGGAAAAGATCAAACTCCTG GAGAAGAGCATTGAGGAGAATGAAGCTAAAACCAAAGACATGCATGTTCTGGGAGAGAACGCTCTTGCAGATGCTGTAGAACATCATTCAAAAGAACTGCAGGGATTGCACACTCGGTTTGAAAAAGCGCAACAAGAACTGAGTGCGTCTCGGGAAGAAAGCCTGGAGCTGAAGAAACGGATTGAGGAGTTGATACTTTTCCAAGAAAAGGCAAAG GGCTCAGAAAGTGTGCTACAGACTACGCAGGCCTCACTGGAGCGGTTAAGCCAGGACAACAGTCAACTAGAGAAAGACAAATCTGAGGCTCAGGCTCTGGTGATGCAGCTCAAGAACACCATGCAAGAAGTACAGAGCAAG CTGGATGTTGTCATGCAGCAGAACTTGCAGTATGAAGATAATATGGGTTCTGACAGTCAGAAGATCAGCAGTCTCTCTAAAGAGAT tgaGGAGTTGAAACTAGCAGTGACTGATACAACTCAGGCAATGGACTCACTGAAACAACAGAATGAAAAGCTAACCATAGAACTCGCCAGCAGCCATGAAGACAGTGACATTCTGCTAAAT CTCAAAAAGGAGTGTGACAACCTTCATGATCAATTGAAGGAGATGAAAAAGAG GGAGAGCACTTTAACAAGTGaatcagagaaggagaaagcagcACTTCAGCAATCTCTCCAAACACAGAGTGCCTTGATCTCAGGAAAGGACAAAGAATTAGACTCTCTGAGAAATGAG CTCGAAAAGGAGTGTGAAAAATTCAACGATCAATTGAAGGAGATGAAAATGAG GGAGGGCACTTTAACAAGTGAATCGGAGAAGGAGAAAGCAGCACTTCAGCAATCGCTCCAAACACAGAGTGCCTTGATTTCAGGAAAGGACAAAGAATTAGACTCTCTGAGAAATGAG ctGGATGCTGTAACGCAGCAGAAATCACGATATCAACAGGATCTGAGTTCTTACAGTCAGAAGATCAGCAGTTTCGCTAAAGAAAT tgaGGAGTTGAAACAAGCAGTCGCTGATAAAACTGAGGCAATGGACTCACTGAAACAACAGAATGAAAAGCTAACCATAGAACTCGCCAGCAGCCACGAAGACAGTGACGTTTTACTCAAT cttaaacaggaGTGTGACAAGCTCAACAGTCAGTTGAAGAAGATTAAAATGAG GGAGAGCACTTCAAGTAAAACAGAAAAGGAGAAAACAGCACTTCAGCAATCTCTCCAAACACAGAGTGCCTTGATCTCACAAAAGGACAAAGAATTAGACTCTCTAAGAAATGAG ATGGCACACATTCTGCagtccaatgtaaaatctcatGAGTGTGAGAAAGCTCAGCTGCAGGACCGAGTGAAGCATCTAGAGAA
- the clip1a gene encoding CAP-Gly domain-containing linker protein 1 isoform X2: MSTTKTSGLKAPSKIGRPTSAVATKMPLTTAPPKTTQSDKTSAEAQDAEEQFNIGDRVWVNGNKPGVIQFLGETQFAPGQWAGVVLDEPIGKNDGSVSGVRYFQCDALKGIFTRPSKLSHTEGEANGTTTAPPSRAASPTPSTASVSASAKKPASPTKTATPASDLVRSKSESVSNLSETGSVKKAERELKINDRVLVAGSKAGVVRFLGETDFAKGEWCGVELDEPLGKNDGAVAGTRYFQCQPKYGLFAPVHKVTRIGFPSTTPAKAKTSVRKTVTTPAGLKRSPSASSISSMSSVASSASCKPSRTGLLTETSSRYSRKISGTTALQEALKEKQQHIEQLLAERDLERAEVTKATSHVGEVEQELTLLREGQEQYVVEMEAKMDQLRALVEAADKDKVELLNQLEEEKRKVEDLQFRVEEACITKGDLEVATVSEKSRILELERDLALRDKEVAAFRKPLEVVPGQDGETDEPAVATLQEELCSLRTQLAAQSASHQAELSALRETLECREKAHGDALAQLQASSGHLSKDNEQLCLRLAKTEEENSNVVEHWRVKLASVEASHQQVLEELKDVSGAGQTESVELRMALERLKVTHKLELEEIGNKYAAEVTGWMHKTKELQTQLLRVTEEKEQLVESLRTNLENVEEQHLVEMEEALGKLHTAELRVKELEEEGVKLGQQLQDKSLEAQKQNAALETLQSQQSQGNQEMQRLLAQLEEAKGKARSQEEKVAGLNSVIEVKQQELNGLLLDKSSLEQEVSVLKQNLETTSNDQAKSAQTNQELCEELRKKEEHCTSLSAELQDIKSKLAGLQRNFKAIEEKCDLLTKDKANLENDIMDMMKSSGDSSSQLAKMKEVINQKDRRLEELENQLAEQSERKAQAEERHSQEQVQAEKEAKDISERHKAELANLQEKIKLLEKSIEENEAKTKDMHVLGENALADAVEHHSKELQGLHTRFEKAQQELSASREESLELKKRIEELILFQEKAKGSESVLQTTQASLERLSQDNSQLEKDKSEAQALVMQLKNTMQEVQSKLDVVMQQNLQYEDNMGSDSQKISSLSKEIEELKLAVTDTTQAMDSLKQQNEKLTIELASSHEDSDILLNLKKECDNLHDQLKEMKKRESTLTSESEKEKAALQQSLQTQSALISGKDKELDSLRNELEKECEKFNDQLKEMKMREGTLTSESEKEKAALQQSLQTQSALISGKDKELDSLRNELDAVTQQKSRYQQDLSSYSQKISSFAKEIEELKQAVADKTEAMDSLKQQNEKLTIELASSHEDSDVLLNLKQECDKLNSQLKKIKMRESTSSKTEKEKTALQQSLQTQSALISQKDKELDSLRNEMAHILQSNVKSHECEKAQLQDRVKHLEKSLADAQISSQGDTSSDNSALNQWREAKENAGHQVEFLNTVIVDLQRKNNELKSKLEKMAEAALNGNTAGEMDSQNSHAEAAIKKKPPPRLFCDICDCFDLHDTEDCPTQDQMLESPPHSTYHGSPNDERPYCDICEVFGHWTDSCNDDQTF, translated from the exons ATGAGCACAACAAAGACCAGCGGACTCAAAGCGCCCAGCAAGATTGGCAGACCAACCAGTGCTGTGGCCACAAAGATGCCTCTCACTACAG CTCCTCCTAAAACAACTCAAAGTGACAAGACCTCTGCTGAAGCCCAAGATGCAGAAGAGCAGTTCAACATTGGGGATCGAGTCTGGGTGAATGGCAACAAGCCAGGTGTCATTCAGTTTCTAGGAGAGACCCAGTTTGCTCCGGGTCAGTGGGCAGGCGTGGTGCTGGATGAGCCAATCGGAAAAAATGATGGCTCTGTCTCGGGAGTGCGCTATTTTCAGTGTGATGCATTGAAGGGTATATTCACACGCCCCTCCAAACTTTCACACACAGAAGGTGAGGCAAATGGGACAACAACAGCTCCCCCATCCCGTGCTGCTTCACCCACCCCGTCCACTGCATCAGTATCTGCTTCTGCCAAGAAACCAGCCTCACCCACTAAAACAGCCACACCGGCCTCAGACCTTGTGCGGTCCAAGAGTGAATCTGTGTCCAATCTGTCAGAAACTGGTTCTGTGAAGAAAGCGGAACGAGAGCTGAAGATTAATGATCGAGTGCTG GTCGCTGGCTCGAAAGCTGGTGTAGTGCGCTTCTTGGGTGAAACAGATTTTGCCAAGGGTGAGTGGTGTGGTGTAGAGTTGGATGAGCCCTTGGGAAAAAATGATGGTGCTGTGGCTGGAACCAG GTATTTCCAGTGTCAGCCCAAGTATGGTCTTTTTGCACCCGTGCACAAGGTGACTCGTATAGGTTTTCCCTCCACTACTCCAGCCAAGGCCAAGACTTCCGTGCGAAAGACTGTGACCACACCAGCAGGATTGAAACGCAGCCCTAGTGCCTCTTCCATCAGCTCCATGAGCTCTGTGGCTTCGTCTGCCAGCTGCAAGCCAAGTCGCACGGGACTG CTGACAGAGACGTCGTCGAGGTACTCACGCAAGATCTCCGGCACTACTGCACTTCAGGAGGCCCTGAAGGAGAAGCAGCAACATATAGAACAGCTCCTCGCTGAGCGTGACCTGGAGCGAGCTGAGGTTACCAAGGCAACCAGCCATGTGGGCGAAGTGGAGCAGGAGCTTACGTTGCTAAGAGAAGGCCAGGAGCAG tatgTAGTGGAGATGGAGGCCAAAATGGACCAGTTGCGAGCACTGGTGGAGGCCGCAGACAAAGACAAGGTGGAGCTGCTGAATCAGCTGGAAGAGGAGAAGAG GAAGGTGGAGGACCTGCAGTTTCGGGTGGAGGAAGCTTGTATTACCAAAGGAGATTTGGAG GTGGCTACGGTCTCTGAGAAGTCCCGTATCTTGGAGTTGGAGAGAGATCTTGCATTAAGGGACAAGGAGGTAGCTGCCTTCCGCAAGCCACTGGAAGTTGTACCTGGGCAAGATGGGGAAACTGATGAGCCCGCCGTGGCAACACTCCAGGAGGAACTCTGCTCCCTCCGTACACAGCTGGCTGCTCAGAGTGCCAGTCACCAAGCAGAGTTGTCTGCCTTGCGTGAGACGCTTGAGTGTAGAGAAAAAGCACACGGTGATGCCCTGGCACAGCTCCAGGCGTCTTCAGGTCATTTGTCGAAGGATAATGAACAGCTTTGTCTTCGCCTGgcaaaaacagaggaagagaactCAAATGTAGTTGAGCACTGGCGTGTAAAACTAGCATCAGTCGAGGCCTCACACCAGCAAGTCTTGGAGGAACTCAAAGATGTTTCTGGGGCTGGTCAAACGGAGTCGGTGGAACTGCGTATGGCTCTAGAACGGTTAAAGGTGACACACAAACTGGAACTAGAGGAGATCGGCAACAAGTATGCTGCTGAAGTCACCGGGTGGATGCATAAAACCAAAGAGCTTCAGACGCAGCTTCTGCGAGTCACTGAAGAGAAGGAGCAGCTGGTGGAGTCACTACGCACCAACCTGGAAAACGTAGAGGAGCAGCACCTGGTGGAGATGGAGGAGGCCTTGGGCAAACTCCACACTGCTGAGCTCAGGGTAAAAGAGCTAGAGGAAGAGGGGGTTAAGTTGGGACAGCAGTTACAGGACAAGTCTTTGGAAGCTCAGAAGCAAAATGCAGCCTTGGAAACACTACAGTCACAGCAGAGTCAAGGTAACCAGGAGATGCAGAGGCTATTAGCCCAACTAGAGGAGGCAAAGGGCAAAGCCAGATCTCAGGAAGAGAAG GTTGCTGGGTTGAACTCAGTAATAGAGGTCAAACAGCAAGAGTTGAATGGGCTGTTGCTGGACAAGAGCTCTTTGGAGCAAGAAGTTAGTGTATTG AAACAAAATCTCGAAACAACATCTAATGACCAAGCCAAATCTGCTCAGACTAATCAAG AGTTATGCGAGGAGCTCAGGAAGAAAGAGGAACATTGTACATCACTGTCTGCTGAATTGCAAGATATCAAGAGCAAACTAGCTG GATTGCAGAGAAATTTTAAAGCAATTGAAGAAAAATGTGACCTGCTGACCAAAGACAAGGCTAATCTTGAGAATGACATCATGGACATGATGAAGTCATCCGGAGACAGTTCTTCTCAGCTTGCAAAGATGAAGGAAGTAATAAACCAGAAAGACAG GAGATTAGAGGAGCTTGAGAACCAACTTGCCGAGCAGAGTGAGAGGAAAGCTCAAGCAGAGGAGAGACACTCTCAAGAACAAGTCCAGGCAGAGAAGGAAGCAAAAGACATTTCTGAGAGACACAAAGCAGAGCTTGCCAACCTACAGGAAAAGATCAAACTCCTG GAGAAGAGCATTGAGGAGAATGAAGCTAAAACCAAAGACATGCATGTTCTGGGAGAGAACGCTCTTGCAGATGCTGTAGAACATCATTCAAAAGAACTGCAGGGATTGCACACTCGGTTTGAAAAAGCGCAACAAGAACTGAGTGCGTCTCGGGAAGAAAGCCTGGAGCTGAAGAAACGGATTGAGGAGTTGATACTTTTCCAAGAAAAGGCAAAG GGCTCAGAAAGTGTGCTACAGACTACGCAGGCCTCACTGGAGCGGTTAAGCCAGGACAACAGTCAACTAGAGAAAGACAAATCTGAGGCTCAGGCTCTGGTGATGCAGCTCAAGAACACCATGCAAGAAGTACAGAGCAAG CTGGATGTTGTCATGCAGCAGAACTTGCAGTATGAAGATAATATGGGTTCTGACAGTCAGAAGATCAGCAGTCTCTCTAAAGAGAT tgaGGAGTTGAAACTAGCAGTGACTGATACAACTCAGGCAATGGACTCACTGAAACAACAGAATGAAAAGCTAACCATAGAACTCGCCAGCAGCCATGAAGACAGTGACATTCTGCTAAAT CTCAAAAAGGAGTGTGACAACCTTCATGATCAATTGAAGGAGATGAAAAAGAG GGAGAGCACTTTAACAAGTGaatcagagaaggagaaagcagcACTTCAGCAATCTCTCCAAACACAGAGTGCCTTGATCTCAGGAAAGGACAAAGAATTAGACTCTCTGAGAAATGAG CTCGAAAAGGAGTGTGAAAAATTCAACGATCAATTGAAGGAGATGAAAATGAG GGAGGGCACTTTAACAAGTGAATCGGAGAAGGAGAAAGCAGCACTTCAGCAATCGCTCCAAACACAGAGTGCCTTGATTTCAGGAAAGGACAAAGAATTAGACTCTCTGAGAAATGAG ctGGATGCTGTAACGCAGCAGAAATCACGATATCAACAGGATCTGAGTTCTTACAGTCAGAAGATCAGCAGTTTCGCTAAAGAAAT tgaGGAGTTGAAACAAGCAGTCGCTGATAAAACTGAGGCAATGGACTCACTGAAACAACAGAATGAAAAGCTAACCATAGAACTCGCCAGCAGCCACGAAGACAGTGACGTTTTACTCAAT cttaaacaggaGTGTGACAAGCTCAACAGTCAGTTGAAGAAGATTAAAATGAG GGAGAGCACTTCAAGTAAAACAGAAAAGGAGAAAACAGCACTTCAGCAATCTCTCCAAACACAGAGTGCCTTGATCTCACAAAAGGACAAAGAATTAGACTCTCTAAGAAATGAG ATGGCACACATTCTGCagtccaatgtaaaatctcatGAGTGTGAGAAAGCTCAGCTGCAGGACCGAGTGAAGCATCTAGAGAA